One segment of Panicum virgatum strain AP13 chromosome 3K, P.virgatum_v5, whole genome shotgun sequence DNA contains the following:
- the LOC120697097 gene encoding hydroquinone glucosyltransferase-like — translation MARPRVLLLCSPCMGHLIPFVELARRLATDHGLAATLLFASATSPPSDQYLAVAAAAPDAVDLVALPAPPPEDALPPSARERAEHAVASNVPRIRELARALAADADAPLAALVVDMIGVRARGVAAEMGVPLYMFFTSPWTTLSLLLHLPGIDAARAGEHRDAAEPIRLPGCVPIHAHELPASMLADRSSSMYAGFVSMAKAMKQVDGILVNTSREIEPAAGDGMDGLELPVHPVGPLVWTRPVGDHGCIRWLDQQPRGSVVYVSFGSGGTLTWQQTAELALGLELSQCRFIWAVKRPHQSLANGAFFGTQNGKEDTSLDFLPEGFMEMTRGLGLVTNSWAPQTAILGHPSVGCFVTHCGWNSILESVINGVPMVAWPLYAEQNTNAAMMEVQVGVAVRAKIGVDRFISKEEVASAIRRAMVGEEAKRMRKRASELRDKSVHDLSKDGGSTRALAQIADVWKCSSSRK, via the coding sequence ATGGCGCGGCCGCGCGTGCTGCTCCTGTGCAGCCCGTGCATGGGCCACCTCATCCCCTTCGTGGAGCTCGCGCGCCGCCTCGCGACCGACCACGGCCTCGCCGCCACGCTCCTCTTCGCCTCGGCCACGTCCCCGCCCTCGGACCAGTacctcgccgtggccgccgccgcccccgacgccgtcgacctcgtcgcgctgcccgcgccgccgccggaggacgCGCTCCCGCCCTCCGCGCGCGAGCGCGCCGAGCACGCCGTCGCCTCCAACGTCCCGCGCATCCGGGAGCTGGCGCGCGCGCTGGCCGCCGACGCGGACGCGCCCCTCGCCGCGCTCGTGGTGGACATGATCGGCGTGCGGgcgcgcggcgtcgcggcggagaTGGGCGTGCCGCTCTACATGTTCTTCACCTCGCCGTGGACGACGCTGTCCCTGCTGCTCCACCTCCCCGGGAtcgacgccgcgcgcgccggggagcaccgcgacgccgccgagccGATCCGTCTTCCTGGCTGCGTGCCCATCCACGCTCACGAGCTGCCGGCCTCCATGCTCGCCGACCGGAGCAGCAGCATGTACGCCGGATTTGTGTCCATGGCCAAGGCTATGAAACAAGTCGACGGCATTCTTGTCAACACCTCCCGCGAGATCGAGCCCGCGGCGGGCGACGGCATGGACGGTCTGGAGCTACCGGTCCACCCGGTCGGACCACTGGTCTGgaccagaccggtcggcgaccaCGGGTGCATCAGATGGCTAGACCAGCAGCCACGTGGATCCGTGGTCTACGTGTCATTTGGCAGCGGTGGCACGCTTACATGGCAGCAGACGGCTGAGCTGGCGCTTGGGCTGGAGCTCAGCCAGTGTAGATTCATTTGGGCTGTCAAGAGACCACATCAAAGTTTGGCGAATGGAGCATTCTTCGGGACTCAGAACGGTAAGGAGGACACTTCATTGGATTTCTTGCCCGAGGGATTCATGGAGATGACTAGAGGGTTGGGGTTAGTGACGAACTCTTGGGCCCCACAAACAGCTATACTAGGGCATCCGTCGGTCGGGTGCTTCGTGAcgcactgcgggtggaactcgaTATTGGAGAGTGTTATCAATGGTGTGCCCATGGTAGCGTGGCCACTGTACGCTGAGCAAAATACGAATGCTGCGATGATGGAGGTCCAGGTAGGGGTGGCGGTCCGAGCCAAGATCGGTGTCGATCGATTCATAAGCAAAGAAGAGGTTGCGAGTGCAATTCGACGTGCGATGGTGGGGGAGGAAGCTAAAAGGATGAGAAAGCGAGCGAGTGAACTTAGAGACAAATCGGTGCATGATTTGAGCAAGGATGGTGGTTCAACTCGTGCTTTGGCGCAGATTGCAGATGTGTGGAAATGCTCTAGTAGTAGGAAATGA